The Quercus robur chromosome 7, dhQueRobu3.1, whole genome shotgun sequence genome has a segment encoding these proteins:
- the LOC126691035 gene encoding putative receptor-like protein kinase At3g47110 translates to MSHSCLSSKWLLQTFYHGILLMCISSNSKSSTVLAFANETDRLALVDFKNRITQDPLQIMSSWNDTIHFCNWLGVTCSPSCKRVTVLDLKAKKLVGFITPSIRNLTYLTGINLQNNSFYGEIPQEVGCLLRLQYLNLTWNSFGGKIPTNLSYCTQLEALDVAENEFIGRIPDHLSSLSKLVFLSLGQYNLVGTIPAWIGNFSSLNVLSLGPNNFQGNTPSELGRLSGLGFFQVSENNIADVGLTLPNLKNFWGGSNLFTGPIPLSFSNSSHLRSLDLGQNGLTGTVPQNLASLQSLEVLSFDGNSLGKGIDGDLNFLSYLANCTFLKGLGLHDNYFGGVLPNSIANLSTQLRKLTLGTNMIHGGIPIGIGNLVNLQQLGLEYNYLGGTLPDVTGNLQKLNIDCYLCIHSGNSSGSINDTCGPKRHMVDFVARDNGSDESLQV, encoded by the exons ATGTCGCACTCTTGTTTGAGTTCCAAATGGTTATTGCAAACTTTCTATCATGGGATACTTCTAATGTGTATAAGCTCAAATTCGAAATCTTCCACAGTTCTAGCTTTTGCAAATGAGACTGATCGCCTAGCTTTAGTTGACTTCAAGAATCGGATTACTCAAGACCCACTTCAAATCATGAGCTCATGGAATGACACTATACATTTCTGCAACTGGTTAGGTGTTACATGTAGCCCCTCCTGTAAAAGAGTCACTGTTTTGGACCTGAAAGCTAAGAAATTGGTTGGCTTCATAACACCTTCAATAAGAAATCTTACCTACCTTACTGGAATCAACCTACAAAACAACAGCTTCTATGGTGAAATTCCTCAAGAAGTGGGATGTCTACTGCGCCTACAATATCTCAATTTGACTTGGAATTCCTTTGGTGGAAAAATTCCAACAAATCTAAGTTATTGTACACAACTTGAAGCTCTTGATGTTGCTGAAAACGAATTCATTGGCCGAATTCCAGACCACCTCAGTTCATTGTCAAAGTTGGTGTTTCTAAGTCTCGGTCAATATAACCTAGTAGGAACTATCCCAGCTTGGATAGGtaacttttcttctttgaatGTTCTTAGTCTTGGTCCAAACAATTTTCAAGGAAACACACCTAGTGAACTTGGCCGTCTATCAGGCTTGGGCTTTTTTCAGGTTTCTGAGAATAATATAGCTG ATGTTGGTCTTACTCTTCCCAACCTTAAAAACTTTTGGGGTGGTTCTAACCTTTTCACGGGACCTATTCCCTTGTCTTTCTCAAATTCTTCTCATCTTCGGTCACTTGACTTGGGTCAAAATGGTTTGACTGGCACAGTGCCTCAAAATCTAGCAAGCTTGCAAAGCTTGGAAGTACTTAGTTTTGATGGCAATAGCCTTGGAAAGGGGATAGATGGTGACTTAAATTTTCTTAGTTACTTGGCCAATTGTACTTTTTTGAAGGGCTTGGGTCTTCACGATAATTATTTTGGTGGAGTATTGCCCAACTCTATAGCCAACCTTTCCACCCAGCTACGAAAACTTACATTGGGCACAAATATGATCCATGGTGGCATCCCTATTGGGATCGGGAACCTTGTTAACTTACAACAACTAGGACTGGAATATAACTATTTGGGAGGAACTCTCCCTGATGTTACTGGAAATCTTCAGAAGTTAAAT ATAGACTGCTACCTTTGCATCCATAGTGGTAATAGCTCTGGATCTATCAATGACACTTGTGGACCAAAGAGGCACATGGTTGAT TTTGTGGCAAGAGACAATGGTTCGGATGAAAGTTTACAGGTGTAA